A genomic segment from Lignipirellula cremea encodes:
- a CDS encoding 3-keto-disaccharide hydrolase, with protein sequence MNRLFSVAVAAFVLSHGFAVAGETYTDPDKTDADFAIQGEYEGKLHEGEDAVKYGVQLIAEGNGKFQAVAYPGGLPGAGWDGNGPLRIQKRGELKDGKVIIEDTLGKGVVENGQLTIYAPGSNTAIGTLKRIQRQSPTLGAKPPQGAVVLYGGPDDVENWVGGKASEEGLLMQGVTSKQKFGDHTLHVEFRLPYQPENRGQGRGNSGLYLQGRYEVQMLDSFGLEGKQNECGGIYSVASPALNMCLPPLTWQTYDVEYTAGTFDDAGKVVKNPRVTVKHNGVVIHDNVELPGERNTTSAPTKAGPEPGPVYLQNHGNPVRYQNIWAVEKK encoded by the coding sequence ATGAACCGCCTGTTTTCTGTCGCCGTTGCGGCGTTTGTCCTTTCCCACGGATTCGCTGTCGCCGGCGAAACGTATACCGATCCCGACAAAACCGACGCCGACTTCGCCATCCAGGGCGAGTACGAAGGGAAACTCCATGAAGGGGAAGACGCCGTCAAATACGGCGTGCAACTGATCGCCGAAGGGAACGGCAAGTTCCAGGCGGTCGCTTACCCGGGCGGCCTGCCCGGCGCCGGCTGGGACGGAAACGGTCCGCTGCGCATCCAGAAACGGGGCGAGCTGAAAGACGGAAAGGTCATCATCGAAGACACCCTGGGCAAGGGAGTCGTGGAGAACGGCCAGCTGACGATCTACGCCCCCGGTTCCAACACGGCGATCGGCACGCTCAAAAGGATCCAGCGTCAGAGCCCCACGCTGGGAGCCAAACCGCCTCAAGGCGCCGTGGTGTTATACGGCGGACCGGACGATGTCGAAAACTGGGTCGGCGGCAAAGCCAGCGAAGAAGGCCTGCTGATGCAGGGTGTGACCAGCAAGCAGAAGTTCGGCGACCACACGCTGCACGTTGAATTCCGCCTGCCCTACCAGCCCGAGAATCGCGGCCAGGGTCGCGGCAACAGCGGTCTCTATCTGCAGGGCCGGTACGAAGTGCAGATGCTCGACTCGTTTGGCCTGGAAGGGAAGCAGAATGAGTGCGGCGGCATCTACTCGGTCGCCAGCCCCGCCCTGAACATGTGCCTGCCTCCGCTCACCTGGCAAACCTACGATGTGGAGTACACGGCCGGGACGTTCGACGACGCTGGCAAGGTGGTGAAGAATCCGCGCGTCACGGTCAAGCACAACGGCGTTGTCATTCACGACAACGTGGAGCTGCCGGGCGAAAGAAACACCACCTCGGCCCCGACCAAAGCGGGCCCCGAACCGGGCCCCGTCTACCTGCAGAACCACGGCAATCCCGTTCGCTACCAGAACATCTGGGCGGTGGAAAAGAAGTAA
- a CDS encoding TIGR00282 family metallophosphoesterase, with the protein MRILLIGDIVGKPGKDFVAQVVPKIRQSEELDLVIANGENAENGSGITPAIYRQLLAAGVDCITLGDHIYRKKDIIEILEKEANIVKPANFPKAAPGRNWAVVSTASGEQVAVFSLLGRVFMRPVDCPWTAADRVLAEIPADVKVRILDFHAEATSDMQLMGRYLDGRVSAVLGTHTHVPTADEQIFPGGTAFQCDVGMTGPYSSILGRSIERVMETTLTFRPTYFHVAVSDVRLSGTIVDIDPETGRATAIRRLMINEAAANAL; encoded by the coding sequence GTGCGCATCCTGCTCATCGGCGATATCGTCGGCAAGCCGGGGAAAGATTTCGTCGCCCAGGTCGTTCCTAAAATACGGCAAAGCGAAGAACTTGACCTGGTCATCGCCAACGGCGAGAACGCAGAAAACGGCTCCGGTATTACGCCGGCCATCTATCGGCAACTGCTGGCCGCAGGCGTCGACTGCATCACGCTGGGCGATCATATCTATCGCAAAAAAGACATCATCGAGATCCTGGAAAAAGAAGCCAATATCGTCAAACCGGCCAACTTCCCTAAGGCGGCCCCGGGGCGCAACTGGGCCGTGGTTTCCACCGCATCTGGCGAGCAGGTCGCCGTGTTCAGTCTGCTGGGCCGCGTGTTCATGCGGCCGGTCGATTGCCCCTGGACGGCCGCTGATCGCGTACTGGCTGAGATCCCCGCCGATGTGAAAGTCCGCATCCTCGACTTCCACGCCGAAGCCACCAGCGACATGCAACTGATGGGACGGTATCTCGACGGCCGCGTGTCAGCCGTGCTGGGAACGCACACCCATGTGCCGACCGCCGATGAACAGATCTTTCCCGGCGGCACCGCATTCCAGTGCGACGTGGGCATGACGGGTCCGTACTCCAGCATCCTTGGGCGTTCGATCGAACGGGTGATGGAAACGACTCTCACCTTCCGGCCGACCTATTTCCATGTCGCTGTCAGCGACGTACGTCTGTCAGGAACGATCGTCGATATCGATCCAGAAACGGGCCGCGCCACGGCCATTCGCCGGCTGATGATCAACGAGGCCGCCGCCAACGCTCTGTAG